From Streptomyces griseorubiginosus, one genomic window encodes:
- a CDS encoding aldehyde reductase, which yields MTRVLVTGGTGFIGTWCVLALLDAGHTVRTTVRDPRREPALRSWLQAAAPFDDGRLTVVPADLGQPHGWDEAVADCDFVLHVASPTLRHTPTSDDELVIPAREGVLRVLRAARDAGVRRVVLTSAFGAIGIGHPPRSTPFTEEDWTDVDRDIPPYQRSKTLAERAAWKFIEDDGGGLELATVHPVGVLGPLLGPDDPPSLRLVRRMLEGRVPACPPFGMGYVDVRDVADLHLRAMTSPKAAGERFLAVAGHSMRVVDIARTLHERLGERAAKAPTRELPVWLARALGLVNPEVRLLRHQLGRDLDATSAKAERLLGWRARPIEDTIADTAESLLAHGIGT from the coding sequence ATGACACGGGTACTGGTCACCGGCGGGACAGGGTTCATCGGGACCTGGTGCGTCCTGGCCCTGCTCGACGCGGGACACACCGTCCGCACCACGGTCCGCGACCCTCGGCGTGAGCCCGCACTGCGCTCCTGGCTCCAGGCGGCCGCGCCGTTCGACGACGGCCGTCTCACCGTCGTTCCCGCCGACCTCGGACAGCCGCACGGCTGGGACGAGGCCGTCGCCGACTGCGACTTCGTCCTTCACGTCGCCTCACCGACGCTGCGCCATACGCCCACCTCCGACGACGAGTTGGTGATCCCCGCGCGGGAGGGCGTCCTGCGGGTGCTGCGCGCCGCCCGCGACGCCGGCGTGCGGCGGGTCGTGCTGACGAGCGCCTTCGGGGCCATCGGCATCGGGCACCCGCCGCGCTCGACCCCCTTCACGGAGGAGGACTGGACCGACGTCGACAGGGACATCCCGCCCTACCAGCGCTCCAAGACCCTGGCCGAGCGCGCGGCCTGGAAGTTCATCGAGGACGACGGCGGCGGACTCGAGCTGGCCACGGTGCACCCCGTGGGAGTCCTCGGACCCCTGCTCGGCCCGGACGACCCACCCTCCCTGCGCCTGGTGCGCAGAATGCTCGAAGGACGGGTCCCCGCGTGTCCCCCCTTCGGGATGGGCTACGTCGACGTACGCGACGTGGCGGATCTGCATCTGCGCGCCATGACCTCGCCAAAGGCCGCGGGCGAGCGGTTCCTTGCCGTCGCCGGGCACAGCATGCGGGTCGTCGACATCGCGCGCACGCTGCACGAGCGCCTGGGGGAGCGCGCGGCGAAGGCCCCGACCCGTGAACTGCCGGTCTGGCTCGCCCGGGCGCTCGGTCTCGTGAACCCGGAGGTGCGACTGCTCCGGCACCAGCTCGGCCGGGACCTCGACGCCACGAGCGCCAAGGCGGAACGGCTTCTCGGTTGGCGGGCCCGCCCCATCGAGGACACCATCGCGGACACCGCCGAGAGCCTCCTCGCCCACGGCATCGGAACCTGA
- a CDS encoding MEDS domain-containing protein: MRATRTLAALDEVGSGDHVLQLLEPADDVWDRSRAFVSDGELYGDKVLIVGPFSGTTAAFAPVVLDPARLDGSLISAVRREAVSAEREGYRSLRVLHHVTFAGPAADAEQLLRSELDLEEFAADSGALVVCAYQGGNGNAPAPDHAPCVHPQHLGSRPASPAFQVYRTGKDGWTVNGVVDADGAPAFGAILRTLLCQAVTVRLLCHGLDFLDAAGMGSLADAARHLPDRKVVLEGTNETVRLAWELTGFADPSIPVVMTP; the protein is encoded by the coding sequence GTGCGAGCGACGCGCACGTTGGCGGCACTCGACGAGGTCGGCTCCGGTGACCACGTCCTGCAACTGCTGGAGCCCGCGGACGACGTCTGGGACCGCAGCAGGGCCTTCGTCTCCGACGGTGAGCTCTACGGCGACAAGGTGCTGATCGTCGGACCGTTCTCCGGGACGACCGCGGCCTTCGCCCCCGTGGTGCTCGACCCCGCCCGGCTCGACGGATCCCTGATCTCCGCGGTGCGTCGCGAGGCCGTGAGCGCGGAGCGTGAGGGGTACCGCTCGCTGCGTGTGCTGCACCACGTGACCTTCGCAGGGCCCGCGGCCGACGCGGAACAGCTGTTGCGCAGCGAGCTCGACCTGGAGGAGTTCGCCGCCGACAGCGGTGCCCTGGTGGTCTGCGCCTACCAGGGCGGTAACGGGAATGCCCCGGCGCCCGACCACGCGCCGTGCGTGCATCCACAGCACCTGGGCAGCCGTCCGGCGTCACCCGCCTTCCAGGTGTACCGCACCGGCAAGGACGGGTGGACCGTCAACGGGGTCGTCGACGCCGACGGCGCCCCCGCGTTCGGCGCCATCCTGCGCACGCTGCTGTGCCAAGCGGTGACGGTACGCCTCCTCTGCCACGGCCTGGACTTCCTCGACGCCGCCGGAATGGGCTCCCTCGCCGACGCGGCCCGACACCTGCCGGACCGCAAGGTGGTGCTGGAGGGGACGAACGAGACCGTACGCCTGGCCTGGGAACTGACCGGCTTCGCAGACCCTTCGATTCCGGTGGTGATGACGCCGTGA
- a CDS encoding sensor histidine kinase has translation MTSSPPRAESSPPGAGYRHELYPYRSGEEFLEGTVGFIREALDGGEAVVVAVPESKASLLRAEVPDDRAVQYVDTSPLAHHPGRLIGAWQEWIKEYTAQGRPVRGIGESPWAEARSRSEVEELRYHEWLLNRAFADGPAWWLLCPYDLAGEQAAIEEMARCHPEIRADGRTTPSTDFDREAPFDFVPLTHPCDPYDEFAYSSGDLPALRDKISACAELLGLRGHRLRELHLAATEVAVNSVRHGGGQGVLRTWAENRRLVCEFRDAGYISDPLAGRSRPDHRQVGGRGLWLVHQLCDLVEIRSTPEAGTTIRLHTELPADAAQGRPGI, from the coding sequence GTGACCTCCTCCCCTCCCCGTGCCGAGTCCTCGCCCCCGGGTGCGGGATACCGGCACGAGCTGTACCCGTACCGTTCCGGTGAGGAGTTCCTCGAGGGCACCGTCGGCTTCATCAGGGAGGCGCTCGACGGCGGTGAGGCCGTGGTGGTGGCCGTCCCCGAGAGCAAGGCATCCCTGCTGCGCGCCGAGGTCCCCGACGACCGCGCGGTGCAGTACGTCGACACCAGCCCGCTGGCGCACCATCCGGGTCGCCTCATCGGAGCCTGGCAGGAATGGATCAAGGAGTACACGGCGCAGGGGCGACCTGTGCGCGGGATCGGTGAATCGCCCTGGGCGGAGGCCCGCTCCCGCTCCGAGGTGGAGGAGCTGCGCTATCACGAGTGGCTGCTGAACAGGGCCTTCGCCGACGGCCCTGCCTGGTGGCTGCTGTGCCCGTACGACCTCGCCGGTGAACAGGCGGCCATCGAGGAGATGGCCCGCTGCCACCCCGAGATCCGCGCGGACGGCCGCACCACCCCCTCCACCGACTTCGACCGGGAGGCCCCGTTCGACTTCGTCCCGCTGACCCACCCCTGCGATCCCTACGACGAGTTCGCCTACTCGAGCGGTGACCTTCCCGCCCTGCGGGACAAGATCTCCGCCTGCGCCGAACTCCTCGGCCTGCGCGGTCACCGTCTGCGCGAGCTGCATCTGGCCGCCACCGAGGTGGCCGTGAACAGCGTCCGGCACGGAGGCGGCCAGGGCGTCCTGCGCACCTGGGCCGAGAACCGGCGTCTGGTGTGCGAGTTCCGGGACGCCGGCTACATCAGCGACCCCCTCGCCGGGCGCTCCAGGCCGGACCACAGGCAGGTGGGCGGACGGGGACTGTGGCTCGTGCACCAGCTGTGCGACCTCGTCGAGATCCGCTCCACCCCCGAGGCCGGGACCACGATCCGCCTGCACACCGAACTCCCCGCCGACGCCGCTCAGGGCCGCCCCGGGATCTAG
- a CDS encoding acyl-CoA dehydrogenase family protein, which produces MPDPLLFNPRTYDPAHFDAETRRLLRATVDWFEERGKRQLIEDYRTRAWLGDFLGFAAKENLFATFLTPASAAGEEAGDKRWDTARIAALNEILGFYGLDYWYAWQVTILGLGPVWQSDNAAARDRAAQLLTEGEVFAFGLSEKTHGADIYSTDMLLEPDGDSGFRATGSKYYIGNGNAAGLVSVFGRRTDVEGPDGYVFFAADSRHPAYHLVKNVVDSSKFVSEFRLEDYPVRAEDVLHTGRAAFDAALNTVNVGKFNLCTASIGICEHAMYEAVTHANNRILYGRPVTAFPHVRRELTDAYVRLVGMKLFSDRAVDYFRSAGPEDRRYLLFNPMTKMKVTTEGEKVIDLMWDVIAAKGFEKDNYFAQAAVEIRGLPKLEGTVHVNLALILKFMRSHLLDPAPYPDVPTRLDAADDSFLFRQGPARGLGSVRFHDWRPAFAAYAHLPNVARLREQADALCEFVTTAAPDAEQSRDLDLLLAVGQLFALVVHAQLVLEQARLTGLDEDVLDELFAVLVRDFSSHAVELHGKDSATPRQQEWALGAVRRPAVDPERTERVWQRVETLSGAYEMAQ; this is translated from the coding sequence ATGCCCGACCCTCTCCTCTTCAACCCCCGCACCTACGACCCCGCGCACTTCGATGCCGAGACGCGCCGCCTGCTGCGGGCCACCGTCGACTGGTTCGAGGAGCGGGGGAAGCGGCAGCTGATCGAGGACTACCGCACGCGCGCGTGGCTCGGTGACTTCCTCGGCTTCGCCGCGAAGGAGAACCTGTTCGCCACGTTCCTGACGCCCGCCTCCGCCGCCGGGGAAGAGGCCGGGGACAAGCGGTGGGACACCGCCCGGATCGCCGCGCTCAACGAGATCCTCGGCTTCTACGGCCTGGACTACTGGTACGCCTGGCAGGTCACCATCCTCGGTCTCGGCCCGGTCTGGCAGAGCGACAACGCCGCCGCCCGCGACCGCGCCGCCCAACTCCTCACCGAGGGCGAGGTGTTCGCGTTCGGCCTGTCCGAGAAGACACACGGCGCCGACATCTACTCCACCGACATGCTGCTGGAACCGGACGGCGACAGCGGCTTCCGCGCCACCGGCTCCAAGTACTACATAGGCAACGGCAACGCCGCGGGTCTGGTCTCCGTGTTCGGCCGCCGCACCGATGTCGAGGGCCCCGACGGCTATGTGTTCTTCGCCGCCGACAGCCGCCACCCGGCCTATCACCTGGTCAAGAACGTCGTCGACTCGTCCAAGTTCGTCAGCGAGTTCCGCCTGGAGGACTACCCCGTCCGGGCCGAGGACGTCCTGCACACCGGCCGCGCCGCCTTCGACGCCGCCCTCAACACCGTCAACGTCGGCAAGTTCAACCTGTGCACCGCCTCGATCGGCATCTGCGAGCACGCCATGTACGAGGCCGTCACCCACGCGAACAACCGCATCCTGTACGGCCGTCCCGTGACCGCGTTCCCGCACGTGCGGAGGGAGTTGACCGACGCGTACGTCCGGCTCGTCGGGATGAAGCTGTTCAGCGACCGCGCCGTCGACTACTTCCGCAGCGCGGGCCCCGAGGACCGCCGCTACCTGCTCTTCAACCCGATGACGAAGATGAAGGTGACCACGGAGGGCGAGAAGGTCATCGACCTGATGTGGGACGTCATCGCCGCCAAGGGCTTCGAGAAGGACAACTACTTCGCCCAGGCGGCCGTGGAGATCCGCGGTCTGCCGAAGCTGGAGGGCACCGTCCACGTCAACCTGGCGCTCATCCTGAAGTTCATGCGCAGCCACCTGCTCGACCCGGCGCCCTACCCCGACGTGCCGACCCGCCTCGACGCCGCCGACGACTCCTTCCTGTTCCGGCAGGGTCCGGCCCGCGGGCTCGGCTCGGTGCGCTTCCACGACTGGCGGCCCGCCTTCGCGGCGTACGCACACCTGCCCAACGTCGCCCGGCTGCGCGAACAGGCCGACGCCCTCTGCGAGTTCGTCACCACCGCGGCCCCCGACGCCGAACAGAGCCGCGACCTCGACCTCCTGCTCGCCGTCGGCCAGCTGTTCGCCCTGGTGGTCCACGCCCAGCTCGTCCTGGAGCAGGCCCGCCTCACCGGTCTCGACGAGGACGTGCTCGACGAGCTCTTCGCCGTCCTCGTCAGGGACTTCTCCTCCCACGCCGTCGAACTGCACGGCAAGGACTCGGCGACCCCGCGGCAGCAGGAGTGGGCGCTGGGCGCGGTCCGGCGGCCGGCCGTCGACCCGGAGCGCACCGAGCGGGTCTGGCAGCGGGTCGAGACCCTGTCGGGCGCGTACGAGATGGCCCAGTAA
- a CDS encoding PadR family transcriptional regulator, giving the protein MALEHAILVSLLEKPGSGYELARRFERSIGYFWTATHQQIYRVLKRMENDGWVDAHDVPQHGRPDKKEYSVADLGRAALSSWLHDPIEPDSVRHDLAVKIRGAAFDDPTALIREVERHRQAHRDRMAHYLAGEERDFTGPEAKAAVPDAPLDAETELQHVVLRGGIAYERMMIGWLDDVLATLARFGTTDR; this is encoded by the coding sequence ATGGCGCTCGAACACGCGATCCTGGTGTCGCTTCTGGAGAAGCCCGGGTCCGGCTATGAGCTGGCCCGGCGTTTCGAGCGGTCCATCGGGTACTTCTGGACCGCGACCCATCAGCAGATCTACCGGGTGCTCAAGCGCATGGAGAACGACGGCTGGGTCGACGCCCACGACGTCCCGCAGCACGGGCGGCCGGACAAGAAGGAGTACTCCGTCGCCGACCTCGGCCGGGCCGCGCTGTCCTCGTGGCTGCACGATCCGATCGAGCCCGACAGCGTCCGCCACGACCTCGCGGTGAAGATCCGCGGTGCCGCGTTCGACGACCCCACCGCTCTGATCCGGGAGGTGGAGCGGCACAGGCAGGCTCACCGCGATCGGATGGCCCACTACCTCGCTGGCGAGGAACGCGACTTCACCGGGCCCGAGGCGAAGGCCGCGGTGCCGGACGCGCCGCTCGATGCGGAGACGGAGCTCCAGCACGTCGTCCTGCGCGGCGGTATCGCCTACGAGCGGATGATGATCGGCTGGCTGGACGACGTACTCGCCACGCTGGCCCGGTTCGGCACGACAGATCGCTGA
- a CDS encoding ABC transporter ATP-binding protein has translation MNHMPHWYSEGQAADGESAVRVTGLTVTAPDGRILLDRAGLELVPGRITAVVGPSGCGKTTLLRAVAGALPPGTERTAGSVSVLGQDPLTLPAAALRTLRRHRLAYVGQDPGSALNPRMKVRRLLAEVAVDKSPEAIRAQLAEVRLPTDDGLPDRRIGGLSGGQQRRVALARALARRPAILLLDEPTAGLDPALRDEVADLLRHLAEHHRIAIGLSCHDPDLVTRLADDVVDLTGPRLTHSGARPAPAPRERTAHDGPPTLTASGLHAAHVHRGRRVPVLHGVDLTLAAGSTLGVVGVSGSGKTTLLRTLVGLHRATAGTVSLDGTRLAATAHGRSREQRRRLQLVPQDPLGTLNPSRTVGATLRRPLVLHRRAGRAEVADRVLELLDQVGLPAAFADRYPHELSGGQRQRVAIARALAADPDVLICDEVTSALDSDTTVAVMDLLADLRDRRGLSLVLVSHDLRLIADRTDTLAVLSEGRVVETGPTPRLFTAPSHPVTTALATGTLLGG, from the coding sequence GTGAACCACATGCCCCACTGGTACTCCGAGGGCCAGGCGGCGGACGGGGAGAGCGCGGTCCGGGTCACCGGCCTGACCGTCACCGCGCCCGACGGGCGCATCCTGCTCGACCGAGCCGGCCTCGAGCTGGTCCCGGGGCGCATCACCGCTGTCGTAGGCCCCTCCGGGTGCGGCAAGACCACCCTGCTGCGGGCCGTGGCAGGCGCTCTGCCGCCGGGCACCGAGCGCACGGCGGGCAGCGTCAGCGTCCTCGGCCAGGACCCGCTCACCCTGCCCGCTGCGGCCCTGCGCACGCTGCGCCGCCACCGTCTCGCCTACGTCGGGCAGGACCCCGGCTCCGCCCTCAACCCGCGGATGAAGGTGCGCCGTCTGCTCGCCGAAGTCGCCGTGGACAAGAGCCCCGAGGCGATTCGGGCGCAGCTCGCCGAGGTGCGCCTGCCCACCGACGACGGTCTGCCCGACCGCCGTATCGGCGGCCTGTCAGGGGGCCAGCAGCGCCGGGTCGCGCTCGCCCGCGCCCTGGCCCGCCGCCCCGCGATCCTCCTCCTCGACGAACCCACGGCAGGACTCGACCCCGCCCTGCGTGACGAGGTCGCCGACCTGCTGCGCCATCTCGCGGAGCACCACCGGATAGCCATCGGCCTGTCCTGCCACGACCCGGACCTGGTGACCCGGCTCGCCGACGACGTCGTGGACCTGACCGGCCCCCGCCTGACGCACAGCGGGGCACGACCCGCACCCGCCCCGCGAGAGCGGACCGCGCACGACGGGCCGCCGACCCTCACCGCGTCCGGCCTGCACGCCGCGCACGTTCACCGCGGTCGCCGGGTTCCCGTGCTGCACGGCGTCGATCTCACCCTCGCCGCCGGCAGCACCCTCGGCGTGGTGGGCGTCTCCGGGTCCGGCAAGACGACCCTGCTGCGCACTCTCGTCGGCCTGCACCGGGCCACCGCCGGCACCGTCAGCCTGGACGGCACCCGTCTCGCCGCCACCGCGCACGGCCGCTCCCGCGAGCAGCGCCGCCGTCTCCAACTCGTGCCGCAGGACCCCCTGGGCACTCTGAACCCCAGCCGCACGGTCGGAGCCACGCTGCGCCGCCCGCTGGTGCTGCACCGCCGGGCCGGCCGAGCCGAGGTCGCCGACCGCGTCCTGGAACTCCTGGACCAGGTCGGCCTGCCCGCCGCGTTCGCCGACCGCTACCCCCACGAGCTGTCCGGTGGTCAGCGTCAACGCGTCGCGATCGCCCGCGCGTTGGCGGCCGACCCGGACGTACTGATCTGCGACGAGGTCACCTCGGCGCTGGACTCGGACACCACCGTCGCCGTCATGGACCTGCTGGCGGACCTGCGGGACCGGCGCGGCCTGTCCCTCGTCCTGGTCAGCCACGACCTGCGCCTGATCGCCGACCGCACGGACACCCTGGCCGTACTGTCCGAGGGCCGGGTCGTGGAAACGGGCCCCACACCCCGCCTGTTCACCGCACCGTCCCACCCGGTGACCACGGCACTGGCCACGGGGACGCTGCTCGGCGGGTGA
- a CDS encoding ABC transporter permease produces the protein MTTLTAPAKAPTRTPPRHARLRVALRVLPAVLLTALALAGPWLAPHALDAPVVAPYAEPGGEAPLGGDQLGRDVLSRVLAGGRELVVTSLLVAVLVTAVAAVLGAVSALRPALGRIVERTADVLMLLPAVLGILLVTLSWPDGGRLAVVTASVVLGVPYAVRLVAGAAAPVAASGYVEAAAVGGEKLGYLVVREVLPNLRATLLALFGLRFVAAVYLVATAGFLQVGPQPPAADWALMIRENSAGIVLNPWAVLAPSVAIGLLALSVNLAAAALVPSTGRKAVPAL, from the coding sequence ATGACCACTCTCACCGCACCCGCGAAGGCGCCGACCAGGACTCCCCCGCGCCACGCCCGCCTTCGTGTCGCCCTCCGAGTACTCCCGGCCGTCCTGCTCACCGCCCTCGCGCTGGCCGGACCGTGGCTCGCCCCGCACGCCCTCGACGCGCCGGTCGTGGCGCCGTACGCGGAACCGGGCGGCGAAGCCCCGCTCGGCGGCGACCAGTTGGGCCGCGACGTGCTCAGCCGTGTCCTCGCCGGTGGACGCGAACTCGTCGTCACGTCCCTCCTCGTCGCCGTCCTGGTCACCGCGGTCGCCGCCGTGCTCGGCGCGGTCAGCGCGCTGCGCCCGGCCCTCGGACGGATCGTCGAACGCACCGCCGACGTGCTGATGCTGCTGCCCGCGGTGCTCGGCATCCTGCTGGTCACCCTGTCCTGGCCGGACGGCGGACGGCTCGCCGTCGTCACCGCGTCGGTCGTCCTCGGCGTGCCGTACGCGGTGCGCCTGGTCGCCGGGGCCGCCGCGCCGGTGGCGGCCTCCGGGTACGTGGAGGCGGCGGCCGTCGGCGGCGAGAAGCTGGGGTACCTGGTGGTCCGGGAGGTGCTGCCCAATCTCCGGGCCACCCTGCTGGCCCTCTTCGGACTGCGTTTCGTCGCCGCCGTCTACCTCGTCGCCACCGCCGGGTTCCTCCAGGTAGGACCTCAACCGCCTGCCGCGGACTGGGCGTTGATGATCCGTGAGAACTCCGCCGGCATCGTCCTCAATCCCTGGGCCGTCCTCGCTCCCAGCGTCGCCATCGGCCTGCTGGCGCTGAGCGTCAACCTGGCGGCCGCCGCCCTCGTCCCCTCGACCGGCCGGAAGGCGGTACCCGCACTGTGA
- a CDS encoding ABC transporter permease, with the protein MAGALTGGDPAAASEARPVPAVVRTALYAAGVLARRILLLAVLLAAVFAAVELLPGDAANATSERGESAADLAARRHLLGLDRPVAERFGDWMTGLPTGDLGTSARGEPVADLLAHPFPNTLLLGGLALLVTLVASVALGCWAAARPGGSADRAVSASATGSLALPEFVVAVALVLVFALWTDWLPAVTLTDADGSPASWRMLVLPVLALAVPQIGWNTRIVRAALADEAKAPHVETAVLDGLPRHRILTHHLLPGALPTIAAGLATSTGMLLGGAVVVETIFNYPGIGSVLAGAVADRDSPVIAGVVAVTGTVITGVLLLADLVRAWASGGRT; encoded by the coding sequence ATGGCTGGCGCGCTGACCGGCGGTGACCCGGCCGCGGCCTCCGAGGCCCGGCCGGTTCCGGCTGTCGTGCGTACGGCCCTGTACGCGGCCGGGGTCCTCGCGCGCCGGATCCTGCTGCTGGCCGTGCTGCTCGCCGCCGTGTTCGCCGCCGTGGAACTGCTGCCGGGTGACGCGGCGAACGCCACCTCGGAACGCGGCGAGAGCGCGGCCGACCTCGCCGCCCGGCGCCACCTGCTGGGCCTGGACCGGCCGGTGGCGGAACGGTTCGGGGACTGGATGACCGGCCTTCCCACCGGCGACCTCGGCACCTCCGCACGCGGCGAACCGGTCGCGGACCTGCTCGCCCACCCGTTCCCCAACACCCTGCTGCTCGGCGGGCTCGCCCTGCTGGTGACCCTCGTGGCCTCGGTCGCGCTCGGCTGCTGGGCCGCGGCCCGACCGGGCGGCTCCGCCGACCGGGCCGTGTCGGCGAGCGCCACCGGCAGCCTCGCGCTGCCCGAGTTCGTCGTCGCGGTCGCCCTCGTCCTCGTCTTCGCGCTGTGGACCGACTGGCTGCCCGCCGTCACCCTGACCGACGCCGACGGCTCGCCCGCCTCCTGGCGGATGCTCGTCCTGCCCGTCCTCGCCCTGGCCGTCCCGCAGATCGGCTGGAACACCAGGATCGTCCGGGCCGCGCTCGCCGACGAGGCCAAGGCTCCACATGTCGAGACCGCCGTCCTCGACGGACTGCCCCGGCACCGGATCCTCACCCACCACCTGCTGCCCGGGGCGCTGCCCACCATCGCGGCCGGCCTCGCCACCTCCACCGGCATGCTGCTGGGCGGCGCGGTCGTGGTGGAGACCATCTTCAACTACCCGGGCATCGGTTCCGTCCTCGCCGGAGCGGTCGCCGACCGGGACAGCCCCGTCATCGCCGGGGTCGTCGCCGTCACCGGAACCGTCATCACCGGGGTGCTGCTGCTCGCCGACCTCGTACGCGCCTGGGCCTCCGGAGGCCGGACATGA
- a CDS encoding ABC transporter substrate-binding protein, producing MNLNRRQVLWAGGGMGAAVLLAACGGGDETSDKSPAKANEKPRPGGTLRVGALGRASAITRDPHGTQANESDYLIISLVYDTLTVPGTKPNTVPRLAARWQASDDLKTWRFTLAKGAKFHDGTPVTAADVVWSLKRLRATPSGASRLPGIKAENIRAEGADTVVLVSDYANAELPQLTRLTTFVLKQGTKDSDLGKAPGTGPFKLDWFRSGNARLVRNDEWYGGEVYLDAVEVKIFESPQAMANALLAGQIDVASNVGAVAARTAEKRGDIQIVRRPNDMAMPIVMRTADGPFADAKVREALRLAVDREAMVKQVLSGYGTVANDILGTGDPAYAKDIPQRKRDLARAKQLLKEAGFDTSKTYRLLTTEDIAGLAESATLFASQVREAGVKVEVVKQESATFWDKTWLKGDLYTTYWGTNDSVVFFASKTMVSDSGQNEAGWKDPAFDASYKKAMATKDAAARAEVLQELQQIEFDASGYLLWGMADGIDLAGAAVRDLPTLPGYGRVQLEQAWLAR from the coding sequence GTGAACCTGAACAGACGTCAAGTGCTGTGGGCCGGCGGTGGAATGGGCGCGGCCGTGCTGCTTGCCGCCTGCGGCGGTGGTGACGAGACCTCGGACAAGTCGCCGGCGAAGGCGAACGAGAAGCCCCGGCCCGGCGGCACCCTGCGCGTCGGTGCCCTGGGCCGCGCCTCGGCCATCACCCGTGATCCGCACGGCACCCAGGCCAACGAGAGCGACTACCTGATCATCTCGCTGGTGTACGACACCCTCACGGTCCCCGGCACCAAGCCGAACACCGTTCCCCGCCTCGCCGCGCGCTGGCAGGCCTCGGACGACCTGAAGACCTGGCGCTTCACACTTGCCAAGGGTGCGAAGTTCCACGACGGCACGCCGGTCACCGCCGCCGACGTCGTGTGGTCGCTCAAGCGGCTGCGCGCAACGCCTTCCGGCGCCTCCCGGCTGCCCGGCATCAAGGCCGAGAACATCAGGGCGGAGGGCGCGGACACGGTCGTCCTGGTGTCGGACTACGCCAACGCCGAACTCCCCCAGCTGACCCGCCTGACGACGTTCGTCCTGAAGCAGGGCACCAAGGACTCCGACCTCGGCAAGGCGCCCGGCACCGGCCCCTTCAAGCTGGACTGGTTCCGCTCCGGCAACGCCCGCCTGGTCCGCAACGACGAGTGGTACGGCGGCGAGGTGTACCTCGACGCCGTCGAGGTGAAGATCTTCGAGAGCCCGCAGGCGATGGCCAACGCACTGCTGGCCGGGCAGATCGACGTCGCCTCCAACGTCGGCGCGGTCGCCGCCCGTACGGCCGAAAAGCGGGGCGACATCCAGATCGTGCGCCGCCCCAACGACATGGCGATGCCGATCGTGATGCGTACCGCCGACGGGCCCTTCGCGGACGCGAAGGTGCGCGAGGCGCTGCGGCTCGCCGTGGACCGCGAGGCCATGGTCAAGCAGGTGCTGTCCGGCTACGGCACCGTCGCCAACGACATCCTCGGCACCGGCGACCCGGCCTACGCCAAGGACATCCCCCAGCGGAAGCGGGATCTGGCCAGGGCCAAGCAGCTGCTGAAGGAGGCCGGCTTCGACACCTCGAAGACGTACCGGCTGCTCACCACCGAGGACATCGCGGGACTCGCCGAGTCGGCCACCCTGTTCGCCTCCCAGGTCCGCGAGGCCGGGGTCAAGGTCGAGGTGGTCAAGCAGGAGTCGGCCACCTTCTGGGACAAGACCTGGCTCAAGGGCGACCTGTACACCACCTATTGGGGCACCAACGACTCCGTGGTGTTCTTCGCCAGCAAGACCATGGTGTCCGACTCCGGGCAGAACGAGGCCGGTTGGAAGGACCCCGCCTTCGACGCCTCGTACAAGAAGGCGATGGCGACCAAGGACGCGGCGGCCCGCGCCGAGGTCCTCCAGGAGCTCCAGCAGATCGAGTTCGACGCGTCGGGCTATCTGCTGTGGGGCATGGCCGACGGCATCGACCTCGCGGGAGCGGCCGTGCGCGACCTGCCCACCCTGCCCGGCTACGGGCGCGTCCAGCTCGAGCAGGCATGGCTGGCGCGCTGA